A stretch of Mus caroli chromosome 5, CAROLI_EIJ_v1.1, whole genome shotgun sequence DNA encodes these proteins:
- the Slc5a6 gene encoding sodium-dependent multivitamin transporter, with the protein MSVAGTTAPFQTTSGSSGAISTFSVVDYVVFGLLLVLSLVIGLYHACRGWGHHTVGELLMADRKMGCLPVALSLLATFQSAVAILGAPAEIYRFGTQYWFLGCSYFLGLLIPAHIFIPVFYRLHLTSAYEYLELRFNKAVRICGTVTFIFQMVIYMGVALYAPSLALNAVTGFDLWLSVLALGIVCNIYTALGGLKAVIWTDVFQTLVMFLGQLVVIIVGAARVGGLGHVWNVTSQHGLISGINLDPDPFVRHTFWTLAFGGVFMMLSLYGVNQAQVQRYLSSRSERAAVLSCYAVFPCQQVALCMSCLIGLVMFAYYNMYGMSPQLEQAAPDQLVLYFVMDLLKDMPGLPGLFVACLFSGSLSTISSAFNSLATVTMEDLIQPWFPQLTETRAIMLSRSLAFAYGLVCLGMAYISSHLGSVLQAALSIFGMVGGPLLGLFCLGMFFPCANPLGAIVGLLTGLLMAFWIGIGSIVSRMSSAVASPPLNGSSSFLPGNLTVATVTTVMPSTLSKPTGLQHFYSLSYLWYSAHNSTTVIVVGLIVSLLTGGMRGRSLNPGTIYPVLPKLLALLPLSCQKRLCWRSHSQDIPVISNLFPEKMRNGVLQDSTDKERMAEDGLVHQPCSPTYVVQETSL; encoded by the exons ATGAGCGTGGCAGGCACTACAGCTCCCTTTCAAACAACCTCAGGCTCCAGCGGGGCTATTTCCACCTTTTCTGTTGTGGACTATGTGGTATTTGGCCTGTTGCTGGTCCTCTCCCTTGTCATTGGGCTCTATCATGCTTGTCGTGGCTGGGGCCACCATACCGTTGGTGAACTGCTGATGGCAGACCGCAAAATGGGTTGTCTTCCTGTGGCACTGTCCTTGCTGGCCACCTTCCAGTCAGCCGTGGCCATCCTGGGAGCACCAGCTGAGATCTACCGATTTGGAACCCAGTATTGGTTCCTGGGGTGCTCCTACTTCCTGGGGCTCCTGATCCCTGCTCACATCTTCATCCCTGTCTTCTACCGTCTGCATCTGACCAGTGCCTATGAG TACCTAGAGCTCCGCTTCAATAAAGCAGTTCGGATCTGTGGGACTGTGACCTTCATCTTTCAGATG GTGATCTACATGGGAGTTGCTCTCTATGCACCATCCTTGGCCCTCAATGCAG TGACTGGATTTGATTTATGGCTGTCAGTGCTGGCCCTAGGAATTGTCTGCAACATCTACACTGCACTG GGTGGGCTGAAGGCTGTCATCTGGACAGATGTGTTCCAAACACTGGTCATGTTCCTCGGGCAGCTGGTAGTGATCATTGTAGGAGCAGCCAGAGTGGGTGGCTTGGGCCATGTATGGAATGTGACTTCCCAGCATGGCCTCATCTCTGGGATTAA CCTGGATCCTGACCCCTTTGTGCGTCATACTTTCTGGACTTTGGCCTTTGGAGGTGTCTTCATGATGCTCTCCTTGTATGGAGTGAATCAGGCTCAGGTGCAGCGCTACCTCAGTTCCCGCTCGGAGAGAGCTGCTGTGCT CTCCTGCTATGCAGTGTTCCCTTGCCAGCAAGTAGCCCTCTGCATGAGCTGCCTCATTGGTCTGGTCATGTTTGCCTATTATAACATGTATGGCATGAGCCCCCAGCTGGAGCAAGCAGCCCCTGACCAG TTAGTCCTCTATTTTGTGATGGACCTCCTGAAAGACATGCCAGGGCTGCCTGGGCTCTTCGTTGCCTGTCTCTTCAGTGGATCTCTCAG cACCATATCCTCTGCATTCAATTCACTGGCAACTGTCACGATGGAAGATCTGATCCAGCCCTGGTTCCCACAGTTGACTGAAACTCGGGCCATCATGCTTTCTCGAAGCCTTG CCTTTGCCTATGGGCTAGTTTGCCTGGGAATGGCCTATATTTCCTCTCATCTGGGATCAGTGCTCCAG GCAGCACTCAGTATCTTCGGCATGGTTGGAGGGCCACTGCTGGGACTCTTCTGCCTTGGAATGTTCTTTCCATGTGCCAACCCTCTT GGTGCCATTGTAGGCCTGTTGACGGGACTCCTCATGGCCTTCTGGATCGGCATTGGAAGCATAGTAAGCAGGATGAGTTCTGCTGTGGCCTCCCCTCCCCTTAATGGATCCAGCTCCTTCCTGCCTGGCAATCTAACTGTCGCCACTGTGACCACCGTGATGCCTTCCACCCTGTCCAA GCCCACAGGACTGCAGCACTTCTATTCCCTGTCCTATTTATGGTACAGCGCGCACAACTCCACCACAGTCATTGTAGTGGGCCTGATTGTCAGTCTGCTAACTG GGGGAATGCGGGGCCGGTCCCTGAACCCCGGCACCATTTACCCTGTGCTGCCAAAGCTCCTAGCACTCCTGCCCCTATCCTGCCAGAAGCGGCTTTGCTGGAGAAGCCACAGCCAG GATATCCCTGTGATCTCCAACCTGTTTCCAGAGAAGATGAGGAATGGAGTGCTGCAGGACAGCACAGACAAAGAGAGGATggctgaagatggccttgtccACCAGCCGTGCAGCCCTACCTACGTTGTCCAGGAGACCTCCCTGTGA